The following coding sequences are from one Novosphingobium sp. KACC 22771 window:
- a CDS encoding CocE/NonD family hydrolase, with amino-acid sequence MKLLRSGALLALAFAIAAPAGAQNAASAAGQNAVTPMTPDVVKSYDAVRADADFTLREVMIPMRDGTKLYTAIVFKKGAKNAPILISRSPYNAHGDVTRTASQKITEILPAMDAEFAEDGYIRVYQDIRGMHKSEGDWVLNRPIVGPLNNTGIDESTDAYDTIDWLVKNVPESNGKVGIIGSSYLGFTSLMALINPHPALKAAVPQSPMVDGWMGDDWFHNGAFRVNSFDYMVDMSVGKGDADAKIPRGAGDDYSAYLEAGSAGDFARKWGIETIPGVRKLMDNPAYTPFWSLQAVDKWLAARPLTVPTMLVVGQWDQEDSYGAPAVYRALEPKDTGNDKLSLVIGPWRHSGVNHYGYELGDVTFTGDTAHEFRVKWLKPFFDHWLKDAPDPHTPPVLTYATGVNQWEISQKWDDAKLTPLYLGAGGALSFAPGAVGHDDYVSDPAHPVPFLPRPLSMSDRKQWTTWLVHDQRFVEDRPDVLTYKSAPLDKPIHIKGAPRVDLYATTTGTDADWVVKLIDVAPDTTPEAASQGAKPANPGFELPLGIEIFRGRYVHGFATPAPWKPGKVENVRFELPHINHVLLPGHRLMVQVQSSLFPLYDRNPQTYVANIFNAKPGDYKAATQSIQRGGAAASAVLLPIAQD; translated from the coding sequence ATGAAACTGCTTCGTTCCGGCGCTTTGCTTGCGCTGGCCTTTGCCATTGCGGCGCCCGCCGGCGCCCAAAACGCCGCATCCGCGGCAGGCCAAAATGCCGTCACGCCGATGACGCCCGATGTCGTCAAATCCTATGACGCGGTGCGCGCCGATGCCGATTTCACCTTGCGCGAGGTGATGATCCCGATGCGCGACGGCACGAAACTCTACACCGCCATCGTGTTCAAAAAGGGCGCGAAGAACGCCCCCATCCTGATCTCGCGCAGCCCCTATAACGCCCACGGCGATGTCACGCGCACGGCCAGCCAGAAGATCACCGAGATCCTGCCTGCGATGGATGCCGAATTTGCCGAAGACGGCTATATCCGCGTCTATCAGGACATTCGCGGCATGCACAAATCCGAGGGCGACTGGGTGCTCAACCGCCCCATCGTCGGCCCGCTCAACAACACCGGGATCGATGAATCCACCGACGCCTATGACACGATCGACTGGCTGGTGAAGAATGTGCCCGAAAGCAACGGCAAGGTGGGCATCATCGGCAGCTCCTATCTGGGCTTCACCTCGCTGATGGCGCTGATCAATCCGCATCCCGCGCTCAAAGCCGCCGTGCCGCAAAGCCCGATGGTTGACGGCTGGATGGGTGATGACTGGTTTCATAATGGCGCGTTCCGTGTGAACAGCTTCGACTATATGGTCGACATGAGCGTGGGCAAGGGCGATGCCGATGCCAAGATCCCGCGCGGCGCGGGCGACGATTACAGCGCCTATCTGGAGGCCGGATCGGCGGGTGATTTCGCGCGCAAATGGGGTATTGAAACCATCCCGGGCGTGCGCAAGCTGATGGACAATCCGGCCTACACGCCGTTCTGGTCGCTGCAGGCGGTGGACAAATGGCTGGCCGCGCGGCCTCTGACCGTGCCCACCATGCTGGTCGTGGGTCAGTGGGATCAGGAGGATTCCTATGGCGCTCCGGCGGTCTATCGCGCGCTGGAGCCCAAGGATACCGGCAATGACAAGCTCTCGCTGGTGATCGGGCCGTGGCGGCATTCGGGCGTCAATCACTATGGCTATGAGCTGGGCGATGTGACGTTTACCGGCGACACCGCGCATGAATTCCGCGTCAAGTGGCTCAAGCCCTTCTTTGACCATTGGCTTAAGGATGCGCCCGATCCGCATACGCCCCCGGTTTTGACCTATGCCACCGGCGTCAACCAGTGGGAGATTTCGCAGAAGTGGGACGATGCGAAGCTGACCCCGCTTTATCTGGGCGCTGGGGGCGCTCTGTCCTTTGCGCCGGGCGCAGTGGGGCATGACGATTACGTCTCCGATCCGGCCCATCCGGTGCCTTTCCTGCCCCGCCCGCTGTCGATGAGCGACCGCAAGCAATGGACGACCTGGCTGGTCCATGATCAGCGCTTTGTCGAGGATCGGCCCGATGTGCTGACCTATAAAAGCGCCCCGCTGGACAAGCCGATCCATATCAAGGGCGCGCCGCGCGTGGACCTCTATGCCACCACCACGGGCACGGATGCGGACTGGGTGGTGAAACTGATCGACGTGGCCCCCGACACCACGCCCGAGGCTGCATCGCAAGGTGCCAAGCCTGCCAATCCCGGCTTCGAATTGCCGCTGGGCATCGAGATTTTCCGGGGCCGCTATGTGCATGGTTTCGCCACGCCTGCGCCGTGGAAACCGGGCAAGGTGGAAAATGTCCGCTTTGAACTGCCGCATATCAACCACGTGCTGCTGCCCGGACATCGCTTGATGGTGCAGGTGCAATCCAGCCTGTTCCCGCTCTATGACCGCAATCCGCAGACCTATGTGGCCAATATCTTCAACGCCAAACCCGGCGATTACAAAGCGGCCACGCAAAGCATCCAGCGCGGCGGGGCCGCCGCCAGCGCGGTCCTGCTGCCCATCGCGCAGGATTGA